One Abyssisolibacter fermentans genomic window, TTTAACTCTCCTAACAATAGATATATTGACTTTAATTCAACAGCACAAAACACATTAATAGAAAAGGACTTTTCTGTTAGTATCTATCAAACTATAAATGAAATAACAGATAGACTAAAAAATACTGGAGTTAGTCAAGATGAATTAGCTAATGAAATAGATAAAGAAATTAATAACTATTTTCATGGATATCTTAACAAAATTAATAGTAATATGATGGATAAAGATCTAATTAATATGGTGGGAGATGAAATTTATAATATTTCTAAAGAAATGATACAATTTGCGGAGGAAAAACTTAATAAGAAATTTTCTCAGGATATAATTTATAGCATAATACTTCATGTTAACAATACTATAACAGGATTAAAAACTGGTGTAAATATTATAAATGATAATATTAATCAAATAAGACTCCAACATAGAGCTGAATTTAATGTTGCATTATCATGCGTGCAATTTTTGGAAGAAAATCTAAAATTGATCATACCCATTGATGAATCTGCATATTTAACTTTATTTTTTGCCTATAATGAGCATTCTCTTAAAGATCAGAATGTTAAAATATTTGTTCTTGCTCATGGTAATAATACTGCAACTTCTATTGCTGATGTTGCTAATTCGTTGCTAAATACAAGTATTGTTACTGGAATAGATGCTCCCCTAGATAAAAGTCCTGAGTATGTTTTCAGTTCACTATTAAATTATATTAATGAAAAATCGATTAGTTCAGAAATACTATTACTAGTTGATATGGGTTCATTAATGATGATTAGTCAACAACTTGAAGAAAGCATTAGTATTAAAATAAAGACAATTCCTCTAGTTTCAACTTTACATGTGTTAGAGGCTGCAAGTAAATCAATACTTGGATATAATCTAGATGATATTTATCAATCTGTAGAGAAAATTTATGATTATAAAATATCTGCGCCCCAACCCCAAATTGAAAATACAAAAATGGCTATTTTATTAATTTCTGTTACTGGAGAGTATGGTAATAAAACCATAACTGAGTATTTGCAAGAAATGTTATTTTTCGACAAAAAATATTTAGAGATAATATCTGTTACCATTAATAATAGAAGCTTTAATCGTTACTTATTAAAGGAGTACCAAGATAAATATCAGGTTTTAGCTATAGTAACTGGTGGATCTATACAAGTTGATGAAATACCACAAATTTCTTTAGAGGCTATATTTAATGGAGAAGGTATTTCTATTTTACAGGAAGTAATAAATAAAGAATTCACATATTTTAACATTTACAAAACCCTTAAGAATAAGTTTGATAATCTTAACGGCAAAGAACTTATTGTGGATATTAAAAATTTCATAAATAATATAGAAAAAGAAATGTTTATTAGTATAGAAAGTAATGCTTTAATAGGTATAACCTTACACATTGTTAGTGTTATTTCAAGAATAAAAGACGGAACTCCTTCTCCTATATTCGATTTACCTGTTAAAAATAATAGAAAACATTTAGAATTCTTTTCTTTTGTAAAAGAATATTTAAAGCCAATTCAGAAGCTAGAAAATGTTATCTTTAATGATGATGATGTTCATTTTATTGTAAATAATATATTGAATTCTTCTTATTGAAAATTATCGTAGAAAGGGCTGCCTAAAAAGAAAACATGACAGCTTTTTTTATACTTATGTAAAAAACATTATATTAAATAATATAAAAATGAAAACCATATAGCTAGAATTTAGTTATATGGTTTTATAATTTTTTATTATTAATTTCAGAAAAATAATTAGTTAAAATTAACAATTATTTTCTATTAATTATTACTTAAATCATTACCATTTGTTTCAATTACTTTTTTATACCAATAGAATGATTTTTTTCTTTTTCTTTCAAGTGTTCCATTTCCATCGTTATCTTTATCTACATAGATAAATCCATAACGTTTTTTCATTTCGCCAGTAGAGGCTGACACAATATCAATAGGTCCCCACATTGTATATCCTATTAGATTAACACCATCATTAATTGCTTCCTTCATTTGCTCAATATGACGTTTAAGATAGTCGATACGGTAATCATCCATAATCTCACCTGAACCATTTACTAGATCTACAGCACCTAATCCATTTTCGGTAATTATTATTGGCTTTTGATATCTATCATAATAGTCATTTAATGCAATGCGTAAACCTTTTGGATCAATTTGCCATCCCCAATCACTTGCTTTTAAGTGTGGATTTTTAACTCCAAATACTACATTACCCAGTGTTGTAGGAAGTTCTGTATTTGTACTTGCTGCAGAAGACATATAATAACTGAATGTAAGGTAATCTGCAGTATACTCTTTAAGCAATTCTAAATCTCCATCCATAATTTCTAAATTAATATTATGCTCTCTAAAGAATCGTTTTGAGAAAGCTGGATATTCCCCTCTTAATTGTACATCGCTAAAGAAATATACTTGTTCTCTTTCTCGTTGTTTAGCTAACAGTACATCATCTGGATTGCAAGTATAGGGATAAACTGGATTTGAATAGACCATCATTCCAATTTTCATATTTGGATTAATTTCTCTTCCTGCTTTTACAGCTAGTGAACTAGCAACAAATCGATGATGAGCTGCCTGATATGTTCTTTGATATCTATTTTCACCTTCTTTAAAAACAAGTCCAGCAGCCATACTGGGGATAAATGTTATGTCATTTATTTGATTAAAGGTAATCCAATATTTAACCTTATCTTTATATCGTTCAAGTACAGTTTTAGCATAGCGTTCAAAGAGTTCAATTACTTTACGGTTATCCCAACCACCATATTCTTCAGTTATATGTGCAGGGGTTTCATAATGACTAAGTGTTACAATTGGCTCTATACCATATTTTAATAATTCGTCGAAATAGTCATCGTAATGCTTAAGTCCTGCTTCATTGGGTTCTAATTCATCTCCTTTAGGAAATATTCTAGCCCAATGAATTGAAGTGCGTAGTGTTTTAAATCCCATCTCAGCAAATAAAGATAGATCTTCCTTGTATCGATTATAATGGTCTATTGCTTCGTGTGATGGGTAATACTTATTTGGGTCTAATTCTAATTTTTCCACAACGTTACGTTTTAGGGTGGTTAAGTCCATTGGCATATAATCAGGGATACTCATTCCTTTACCATCTTGTTTATATGCACCTTCTAATTGATGAGCAGAAACTGCGCCACCCCATAAAAATCCATCTGGAAAACTTTGTTCATATTTTTTCATATTGTAGCCTCCTATAAATAAAGTGCTAATAGTAGTATTAGCACTAAAAAATTCCTAATCTAAAAATTCACCGTTAGATGCTATTACTCGTTTGTACCATTCAAAACTATCCTTTTTAATACGTTTTCCAGTACCTTTTCCTAGGTCATCAAGGTCGACATAAATGAATCCATATCTTTTAGACATTTCAGCTGATGAACAACTTATGATGTCAATTGGTCCCCAAGGGCAATATCCAATCAGTTCTACGCCATCTTTGATAGCTTCTTTCATTTGTTCAACGTGTTGTTTTAAATAGTCAATACGGTAATCATCATGGATAGAACCATCACTTTCAACTGTGTCTAAAGCCCCAATACCATTTTCTGCAATGATAATTGGTTTACCATAACGATCGTAATATTTATTTAAATTTGTTCTTAATCCTACAGGGTCAATTTCCCATCCCCAGATAGATTCTTTTAAGTATGGGTTTTTTGATAGATCACCTAAATCAGTTGAATTTTCTGCTGAGTTAATTTTTGTATAGTAGTAACTTATTGACATGAAATCTGCTGTGTTTTCACTAAGGACTTCTTCATCACCTGATTCCATGTGAATTGTAATATTTCTTTCATTGAAGAAGCGGTTACAATATTTTGGATATTTTCCCCTCAATAAAACATCTCCAAAGAAATATTGCATTTGATTTTTTTTCACAGTAGCTAAAACATCTTCAGGTTTACAAGTAGCTGGATAAGCAGTACAATCTGCAAACATCATACCGATCTTAAATTCAGAGTTTATTTCATGTGCAATTTTTGTAGCTTTGGCACATGCAACGAATTCATGATGAAGTCCTTGAAATTTTGCTTGTTCTAAATTTTTAACTGTATCACTTGGAATTCCTAATGCATTAAATGATTCAAAGAAAATCAAGTTAATTTGGTTAACTAAAATCCAATATTTCACTTTATCTTTGTAACGTTTGAAACAAACTTCACAATACCGAGTAAAAAATTCAATCAATTTACGATTACTCCATCCACCATATTTTAATGATAGATTTATAGGCATTTCATAGTGAGATAATGTGATTAATGGTTCCATACCATTTTTTCTTATTTCATCAAATAAGTCATCATAGAATTTTAATCCTTCTTCATTTGGTTCTAAATCATCACCATTTGGGAAAATTCTTGACCAGTTAATTGAAGTTCTAAAACAGTTCATTCCTGTTTTTGCTAGCAATTTTAAATCTTCTTTATACGTATGATAAAAGTTAATACCATATCTTTTAGGAAAATATGATTCTTTATCTTTTAATGCAAACTCAATGTCTTTTAAGGAAAAATCTCCACTGTGTAGCGTTTTACGATCTATTTTGGGGTTGTATCGATGAATATCAGCAGCACAAACTCCTTTTCCACCTACATCCCATGCACCCTCTGCTTGATTAGCTGCAATAGCACCTCCCCATAAAAAATTCTTGGGAAATGTTTGTTGACATTTTTTCATAAAATCACATCCTATAATTTTTATTTGCTTTCCTTTAAAGAACGGAACAGTCTTACTAAATTAGATGTTATATTCCATTCACTTGATATAGTCATTAAAGTGTCTTGTGCATGATTAAATAGTAATGAATTTTCGTGTTTTACTCCATTAGCTTCTTCCTGAATTAAATTTGTTTGTGCTTTATGAGCAATTGTGATTTCCTTCTTAGCTTCAGTTAATTTAATATCTGCACCTTCAAAATCATTAGCTTCAATACACTTAATAACCTCTGATAAGCCAAGGCGTGCATCTCCTGCATGTAAAATGATTTCCATAGCAACTTGTGTCATTTTTGTTTCATTTGTATTATTTTCCATATTAGCCACCTCTATAAATTTAGTCTAATTCTAGTTCTAAATCATCATATTCTTGAGTTTCTTCATTTTCTTTCTTAATCTCTTGAGCTTCATACACCTTAAAGAATGGATACCAGATTAAGAACATTATAAGAACTAAAAATGCTAGTAAAATAACGCCTTTAATACCTGCTACAATGTATGTTGGTATAGGAAAAGGCAAATACCAAAGTTGAAAAACTTGTGAAGGTATTGGTACTAATCCCATATTAAGGACAATATATGTAATTGTCGGGATAATAAGGCCGTTTAACCAGAAGGGAATCATTAGTATTGGATTCCAAGCAATCGGTGCTCCATATACTACTGGCTCATTTATATTAAATATTGATGGTATTAATACTGCTTTTCCTATTGCTTTTAATCTTTTTGATTTAGATAATACCATTAAAATTACAAGAATTAATGTACTTCCTATTCCACCAACAGCAATCCATCCTGTATAGATTACCTCGTAAGTATTTATAAATACTGGTGCTTTTCCTTGAGCAACTAAAGCAGCATTATCAGCTATGCCTTGTAACCAAATTGGAAATACAATAGGGACTAGTGTCCATCCACTTATACCAAAAGAGTATATAAAAACTGTTATAAAGTAGAATAAAACAAATCCGGGTAAAGTATTTCCTATTTTTGCTAATGGCATAAATATATTAATAATCATTGTAAACAAATCTATGTGTAATGCATAATTAAACAACCATCCAGTAAGTAAAACAATGGTTATAGGTATCATTGAATCAAACCAAGCTTTTACAAAGTCTGGTATAGTTGAATCTTTCTTAAATAGGGACAAATTAGCAAAAATATTCATTATAATTCCTGTAAATATTCCTACCACAATAGCAACAAACATACCTGCTGATCCAAAACGTTCAAAGACAAAGGTTATGCCTCCATCTTCTGTAAAGGTTGGATTTAATAACATCAAAAACAATGCTATTGAAGCTATTCCCGAAGTTATTTTCATCTTAGCTTTATCTTTCTTACCCATAACGTTGTATGGAATTAAAAAGGCAACAAATAAGCTTAATAGCCCAAATGAAAAACTATTAATTGGACTCAAATTAGGAAAGTTTGGAATGATATTGCTTAATAGGGATATCATTGTGATTAATGAACCCACAAATATCATAGGCAATACTGACATCATAGTATCTTGAATTGATGAAATCCAAACATTCTTAGTGATTTTTGTTAAAACTGGAGCAAATTTCGAATTCATAAAATCAATTAATTTTTTCATTGTTTACATACCTCCTCAGTCCTAGGTTTTAATTAATTATTTAATGTACCTTTTATTGTTTTTTGAGCTATAGCTAGTCCACGTTTGCCATCTAAACTTCCATAAGTTGTGTTATCAATCACAGCTACTGGAACATTGTATTTACTACATTTTTCTTTTAGTGTTGTCTCCATAAATTTCAAGTGTGGTCCAACTAGTAATACATCAATTTTATCGATATAATCATCTAGCATAGTGTCACTTCTTGCTTCTATTTCAGCATCTATACCATATTTTTTAGCTGCCTTTCTCATGTTAGCAGCCATAAATCCACTAGAAGCTCCTGAACCACAAATTAATAAAATTCTCATTTTTGCCATAATAAATCACCTCCCTAAGTGTCGTAATTTTTTAGCTTAAATTACTTTGACGTTAATATATTAAGCAAATCTCGTACCAAAATGTGTTTAGTCTTTATAAATGATGCATAAGAGCTAATAAATTTAATAATTATAAAATCTAAACACTTTATTGAACACATTTAAAAGATGTGTTCAATAAAGTGTTTAATAAATTCAGATGGGGGTTGACTTAGATTCTAGGCGCACTAATGCACATAACGTTCTATCGTAGAAGAAGACCCTATGGAGCAATGAGTATAACAAAGTTGAATACTGGATTTGAAAGATTTGATTTTCAAAGCATGAACCTATTGAATTTTATGATTGGATGAAGATATGGAGTCAGTCTATTATAACGTTTAATAATTTTGTTAAGTTTGAAGGCTCATATTTGAAGATTTTATTAACAGTCAAATCTCCATGCCTAAATCTGCCTAATTTAGCGGGTGTGTTGTTTAATTTGTAGTGACCAAGATAGTTTAGATGTTTTTCTTTATTATCGACAAATTTTTTAAAAATAATATAAAAATATAAAAGAAAAAGAAGGAATATAAAAAATAATGTAGAAATACATAATTAAATACTTAGTTAACTTAATTAAGAAAGTGAAAGAGGGAATTGAATGAAGAAAATTAATAAAGGTGCCAATCAAATATCATTAAAACATCTAAATCAAACTTTGATTATAGATAAAATAAAAAATTCTAAAGCTATATCTCGAGCTGAACTTTCAAAGAATATAGGCTTAAGTGCTCCTAGTATTTCCAAAAATATTGAGGAACTTTTAGATAAAGGTATTATTTTAGAAACAGGTATAGGAGAATCAAAGGGTGGTAGACGACCTATAGTGCTAGCTTATAATTATGATTATGGCCATATAATAGGTATTGCACTAAAAGAAGATAGTATTACTGTTATTATTTCAAATTTATCTGGAGAAGTAATAAATGAATATAATTTGGAAGGAAATCTTACTAAAACAGAGGAACAAGATATTTTAATTATGATAAATGAAAGTATATCAAAGATAATGGAGGAATCAAAGATACAATTAGATTCATTAAAATGTATAGTTTTGTCTTTACCAGGCATTATTGATGATAATTCAGTCAAAGTATCGAATATTTTTCCTTGCTTACAAGGAAAAGTTATTGTTGATTCAATAATGAAAAGATTTAATACAAAGGTCATAATTAAGAATGATATTAATACAAGAGCTATAGGTGAGTACTGGAAATTACCAGAAAATGATTTGAAAAATTTTATCTATATTAGTCCTGAAAAAACAGGAGTAGGAGCAGGAGTTATTTTAAATGGTAAGTTGTTTGAGGGTAGTAGTTTTGGTGCAGGTGAAGTAGGATATATGCTCTTAAACACAGAATTTTTAGCTAACGATTTTAGTAAAAACGATATTAAATATTTGGAAAAAATAATATCTAAAGAAAATGTTTTCAAATATGCATATGATTTAGCTATAAAAAATGGAGGCTACATTAGAGAAAGGGTTAAAGATGATCAAAATAATATCAATTTAAAGATATTAGTTGAAGCAATAAAGCAAGAGGATGAAGTTGGACTTAAAGTAATGGAGTTTTTATCAAGATATTTTGCTATAACGGTACATAATATAGCGACTATACTTAATCCTGATGTAATAGTTTTAGGAGGTATGATAAAACAGATTGGAAATCCAATTTACGATTCCATTAAGAAATATCTAGAGAAAATATCCATAATTCCTATAGATATAAGACTGGCAAATTTTAATGACATATCTCAACTTTACGGATGTATATACTTTGGGATTAAATATATTGATGAAAATATATTAAATTTATAAATATAAATTTAATAACTTGTGAAAGGAGGATAAGTTAGTTCGCAAAAGAAAAGCTATCAAAAAAAGGAGGAAAAAATATGTTACAAGGTATGTTAATTTTATTAGTTTTTGTATTAAGTGCAATAGGAATGATGAGTAAAAAGTTACCTGCATTAATAGCACTTCCTCTAATGGCTGTATTAATAGCTATTATTTCAAAGATACCATTCAATGAAATTTTGACTACTATTATAGGTGGAGGCGCAGTTAGACTTTCAAGTGCTATGGCGGCAGCTATGTTTGGAGGTATGCTATCACAGGTAATTAATAGAACTGGAATAGCAAATTCAATAATAAAGAGAGCTGCTGAATTAGCTGGAGATAACCCAATGATAGTTGCTTTTGTTATTGCAGCTGCTGTAGCTTTTGTATTTACTTCAATAGGAGGACTTGGTGCTATTATCATGGTTGGTACTATAGTATTACCAATTATGATTTCAGTAGGCATAAATGCTCTTTTGGCTGCTTCGATTATGCTTATTTCTTTTAAAATAGGTCTTTTATTTAACATGTACAACTATGCATTTTATAGTGATGTACTAGGAATTCCTATTGCGGATTTAAAAATATTTGCACTAGTATATGGAGCTATAACGGCAATAGCAACAATAGTATTTATTATCTTCAATGTTAGAAAAAGCAAAACAAGGACAGCATGGGCAATGCCTAATGCAAATATGGTAAAGCAGGATAAAAAAAATGTACCAATTTATGCATTAATTACTCCTATTATACCAATTTTATTAGTGTTTATATGGAATGTAAACGTTATAGCAGCAATAATTGTTGGTGCACTATATGGAATATTAACTACAAAACCTAAAGAAATAGTAAACATTCTTTCAAGTAGTTTTATTGAAGGAATCAAAGATGTTGCACCTGCTGTTGCATTAATGATTGGAATAGGAATGGTTTTACTAGCAGTTATGAATGAAGCAACAGCTTCTATAATGCAACCTATAATTGCAGCAGTTGTTCCTTCATCTAAAATATCATACATATTATTCTTTGCATTATTATCACCATTAGCTCTTTATAGAGGACCGTTAAACTTATGGGGACTAGGTAGTGGGATAGCAGGATTAATGCTTGCAACAGGATCATTAAGTCCAATGGTTATCACAGCCGCTTTATTAGCTTTAAGTGCAGTACAAGACGTTGCTGATCCAACAAATACTCATAATGTATGGATATGTAACTTTGTAGAAGTAGATACTTCGACAGTTCTAAAGAAAGTATTTCCATATGTCTTTGGAGTTGCAGTATTATGTTTGATTTATACAACAATGTTCATTTGGTAAATATGATTTATATAAATTATTCATATAACGGTGAATAATCAGAGTTTAAGTGTAAAATCAGATAACTACCTGATTTTACACTTATCATAACTCGGAAGGAGGAGTAGTAAATGGGTGAAAAGAAATACAGAATAGGAATAGATGTAGGGGGAACATTTACAGATGCTGTTGTAATAGATAACGAAACTTATGAGATTATAGGAAAAGAGAAAATCCCTACTACTCACAATGCAAAAGAGGGTGTAGCTAAGGGAATTATTGATATAATTCAAAAAATAATAATTAATAATAATATAAACGCTGATGATATAATTTTTATAGCTCACGGGACTACACAGGCTACAAACGCATTATTGGAGGGTGATGTTTCACCTGTTGGAATTATAGCTATAGGTACTGGTATAGAATCGATAAAAAGCAAGTCAGAAACCCAGATAGGAGATATCGAGTTAGCTAAAGGTAAGTTTTTAAAAACTGAACATGCTTTCATAGATTCTAAAGGTTTGAATGAAAAAGAAAATGAAATCAAAGATTTAATAAAACGGTTTAAAGAAAATGGCATAGGCACAATTGTATCTACAGAAGCATATAGTGTCGATAATCCTGAGAATGAAGAAAAAGTGTTAGAAGTAGGTAGAAAGCTAGGCTACTATGGAACTGCAAGTCATGAAATATCTAAGTTATATGGTCTCAAAACTAGGACTAGGACTGCTGTAATAAATGGGAGTATTATACCAAGAATGATGGAAACAGCTAATATGACTGAGAGTAGTGTTATAGATGCAGGAATAAAATCACCTTTAATGATTATGAGATGTGATGGTGGAGTTATGACTATTGATGAAGTAAGGAAAAGACCTATTTTAACTATGCTTTCAGGACCAGCTGCCGGAGTCGCAGGAGTATTAATGTATGAAAAGGTGTCTGATGGAATTTTCTTCGAAGTTGGTGGTACTAGTACAGATATTTCTGTTGTAAAAAATGGAAAAGTCATGGTAAAATATGCAGAAATCGGGGGACATAAGACATATCTAAATTCATTGGATGTAAGAACGTTGGGAATAGCTGGTGGAAGCATGATAAAGGTGAAAAATGGCAAAATTGTTGATGTAGGACCTAGAAGTGCACATATAGCAGGACTTGATTACGAAGTTTTTGCAAGAGAAGAGGATATGAAAGAACCCAAATTAAAATATATAAGTCCAAGAGAAGGAGACGATAAAAATTATGCAGTAATAGAGACTTCTAATGGCAAAGTGTTTTCGCTTACTTTAGCAGGGGCTGCTAATGTTGCTGGTATGGTTCCTGAAGGAGACTATGCAAGAGGTAATGTTGATGTAGCTATAAAAGCATTTGAAGTTCTTGCAAAAGAATTGAACTTAACAGTTAATGAAGTTGCTAATCAAATTCTTAAGGTAGCAATTTCAAAGGTGAAAAAAGTCGTTGACGAATTAAAAGAAGAGTATGATCTTAGTGAAAATATCATAAATTTAGTAGGTGGCGGAGGAAGTGCATCAATAGTAGTTCCTTTCTTAGCAAAGGAGACTGGATATAAATTTACTATATCAAAAAATGCTCCATATATATCTACTATTGGTGTTGCATTAGCAATGATTAGGGACGTTGTAGAAAGGACAATACCAAATCCTACTAATGATGATATTAGGTTAATAAGAAAAGAAGCATTAGAATCAGCCGTAAGGTCAGGAGCAAAAGCTGACACAGTGGAAGTAACTGTTAATATTGATAAAAAGAAAAACATTATAAGAGCTATAGCAACAGGAGCTACAGAATTAAGAACTAAGGATTTAGGTTCAAAAAAATTAGACAATAAAGAATTAGCAGATATTGCATCTAAATCAATGAATATTTCTCAGGAAAACATATATTTAGATTCTGAAGTAGGTAATTGGAAAATATTTAAAGGAGAAATAGTAAAGAAAAGATTGTTTGGACTAATTAAATCAAAGAAAACTCCTGTAAGGGTTTTAGATTGTGATGGTGTTTTAAGACTCCAAAAAAACTGGGGGAAATCCTGTATTACTAATGGAGCTGAAATAAATAAGACATTGGAAACATTTATTGATGAAAACACCAAGTATGGAGATGGAGGATCTGAAATACCTAGCACTTATGTTTTCCTTGGACATAGAATGATAGATTTATCCGGGTTAAGTCAAAAGGAACAAATGATTTCTTTAGTAGAAATGGAACTTAGCGATGCACAGCAAGATGAAAAGATAGTAATATTAGTATCTCGCTAAACTACTCAAAAGAGGTGAATTATGACAATAACTGAATTGAACAATTTGGCTACAGATAAGGTTATGTCTTTAGCGGAATTAAAAGAGGATAATATATACAGAAAAATACCACATAATATGCAAAAATTATACGTGTCAGAATCTATGAAAATAGGTGTTGGCACAGCTAATTTGATAAAAGAGAAGTATAATGATGCTGATATAAAAAGTATATGTTCGGACAAAGGTATTACTATTAAATTTATTGATAAAATACCAAAATTGAAATTTATTAAAATTAGAGCTGATTACAGCCATCAAGAAAAATGTTTAAATATATATAATTCTTCTATTGAAGAGATGTATAAACAGTTCAATAAAATAGATATGGGATTTAAATTGAATGTAGATGACATAATCAATATACACATAGCTCATGAATTATATCACTATTTGGAATATGAAGAAATCGGGTTGACTAATGAGATTTTGCCTAAGATTACTTTATTCAAATTTGGAAGTATTGAAAGAAAGTCTACTGTAGTAAAAACTAGAGAAATAGCTGCACATATGTTTTGCAGGAAGATGTTAAATTTATCGGTACATCCAAAATGGATAGATTATATATATTTATTAGCCGCTTCAGAAATAAAATACAAAGATTTAAAAGAATATTTATTAAATTTAAAGGAGGAAAAATAAATGAACGACTATTTAAAATTGTTAAATAATAAAAAAATATCTTTAATTGTAAGTTTACCTAAAAACGATATTGAATTTGCTAAAGCAGCAATAGAAGGCGGAGTAGATGCAGTTAAAGTACATATAAATGTTGAGCACCATGCAAGTAAGACATTATTCAAATCGCTTAAAGAAGAAATTAAAACTTTAGAACAAATTATAAATATTTGTAAAGAAAATAATAAACCATTGGGAATAGTAGCTGGAGGGAACGATAAAATTCCAATGAAAGAAATTGATGCAATTATAAAATTAGGATTTGACTTTATTTCACTTTATGATAAACATATGAACCCATTACTTCTAGAACGAGAAGGAATATACAAAATGGCTGCAATAAACAACGAATATGATATTGAGTGGGTTAAAGCTTACGATTCACTGCCAATAGATGTATTAGAATGTTCAATTATGGACCCAGATACATATGGAGATCCATTAACAGTTAGAGAAATTTTGAAATATCAATCAGTTAGAAATGCTACCAAAAAACCTATTGTAATACCAACTCAAAGAGCCATAGAGCCTAAGCAAGTAGCTATTCTAGATTCTATGAATATTAATGCAATAATGATAGGTGCAGTTGTTACAGGAAAAGAAAGTGAAACAATTTACGAAAAAACAAAGGAATTTAGAAAAGCTATTGATGAAATCAGCAGATAAATAAATACAAAATGAATGAGGGT contains:
- a CDS encoding hydantoinase/oxoprolinase family protein, whose product is MGEKKYRIGIDVGGTFTDAVVIDNETYEIIGKEKIPTTHNAKEGVAKGIIDIIQKIIINNNINADDIIFIAHGTTQATNALLEGDVSPVGIIAIGTGIESIKSKSETQIGDIELAKGKFLKTEHAFIDSKGLNEKENEIKDLIKRFKENGIGTIVSTEAYSVDNPENEEKVLEVGRKLGYYGTASHEISKLYGLKTRTRTAVINGSIIPRMMETANMTESSVIDAGIKSPLMIMRCDGGVMTIDEVRKRPILTMLSGPAAGVAGVLMYEKVSDGIFFEVGGTSTDISVVKNGKVMVKYAEIGGHKTYLNSLDVRTLGIAGGSMIKVKNGKIVDVGPRSAHIAGLDYEVFAREEDMKEPKLKYISPREGDDKNYAVIETSNGKVFSLTLAGAANVAGMVPEGDYARGNVDVAIKAFEVLAKELNLTVNEVANQILKVAISKVKKVVDELKEEYDLSENIINLVGGGGSASIVVPFLAKETGYKFTISKNAPYISTIGVALAMIRDVVERTIPNPTNDDIRLIRKEALESAVRSGAKADTVEVTVNIDKKKNIIRAIATGATELRTKDLGSKKLDNKELADIASKSMNISQENIYLDSEVGNWKIFKGEIVKKRLFGLIKSKKTPVRVLDCDGVLRLQKNWGKSCITNGAEINKTLETFIDENTKYGDGGSEIPSTYVFLGHRMIDLSGLSQKEQMISLVEMELSDAQQDEKIVILVSR
- a CDS encoding PTS sugar transporter subunit IIB, with the translated sequence MAKMRILLICGSGASSGFMAANMRKAAKKYGIDAEIEARSDTMLDDYIDKIDVLLVGPHLKFMETTLKEKCSKYNVPVAVIDNTTYGSLDGKRGLAIAQKTIKGTLNN
- a CDS encoding transporter — its product is MLQGMLILLVFVLSAIGMMSKKLPALIALPLMAVLIAIISKIPFNEILTTIIGGGAVRLSSAMAAAMFGGMLSQVINRTGIANSIIKRAAELAGDNPMIVAFVIAAAVAFVFTSIGGLGAIIMVGTIVLPIMISVGINALLAASIMLISFKIGLLFNMYNYAFYSDVLGIPIADLKIFALVYGAITAIATIVFIIFNVRKSKTRTAWAMPNANMVKQDKKNVPIYALITPIIPILLVFIWNVNVIAAIIVGALYGILTTKPKEIVNILSSSFIEGIKDVAPAVALMIGIGMVLLAVMNEATASIMQPIIAAVVPSSKISYILFFALLSPLALYRGPLNLWGLGSGIAGLMLATGSLSPMVITAALLALSAVQDVADPTNTHNVWICNFVEVDTSTVLKKVFPYVFGVAVLCLIYTTMFIW
- a CDS encoding ROK family protein: MKKINKGANQISLKHLNQTLIIDKIKNSKAISRAELSKNIGLSAPSISKNIEELLDKGIILETGIGESKGGRRPIVLAYNYDYGHIIGIALKEDSITVIISNLSGEVINEYNLEGNLTKTEEQDILIMINESISKIMEESKIQLDSLKCIVLSLPGIIDDNSVKVSNIFPCLQGKVIVDSIMKRFNTKVIIKNDINTRAIGEYWKLPENDLKNFIYISPEKTGVGAGVILNGKLFEGSSFGAGEVGYMLLNTEFLANDFSKNDIKYLEKIISKENVFKYAYDLAIKNGGYIRERVKDDQNNINLKILVEAIKQEDEVGLKVMEFLSRYFAITVHNIATILNPDVIVLGGMIKQIGNPIYDSIKKYLEKISIIPIDIRLANFNDISQLYGCIYFGIKYIDENILNL
- a CDS encoding PTS sugar transporter subunit IIC, whose amino-acid sequence is MKKLIDFMNSKFAPVLTKITKNVWISSIQDTMMSVLPMIFVGSLITMISLLSNIIPNFPNLSPINSFSFGLLSLFVAFLIPYNVMGKKDKAKMKITSGIASIALFLMLLNPTFTEDGGITFVFERFGSAGMFVAIVVGIFTGIIMNIFANLSLFKKDSTIPDFVKAWFDSMIPITIVLLTGWLFNYALHIDLFTMIINIFMPLAKIGNTLPGFVLFYFITVFIYSFGISGWTLVPIVFPIWLQGIADNAALVAQGKAPVFINTYEVIYTGWIAVGGIGSTLILVILMVLSKSKRLKAIGKAVLIPSIFNINEPVVYGAPIAWNPILMIPFWLNGLIIPTITYIVLNMGLVPIPSQVFQLWYLPFPIPTYIVAGIKGVILLAFLVLIMFLIWYPFFKVYEAQEIKKENEETQEYDDLELELD